The following proteins are co-located in the Sporolactobacillus pectinivorans genome:
- a CDS encoding ArsR/SmtB family transcription factor: MRSIIHPGMTDVALEQLFYALSDNTRLKIVERLYKSGEQQCKSFDTLASKAALSHHFKVLRETGVIWVREEGRKRFLSVRAKELDQKFPSLLETVIECKVKNDAEIHSQK, translated from the coding sequence ATGCGATCAATTATTCATCCCGGTATGACAGATGTTGCTCTGGAACAACTGTTTTATGCACTCAGTGATAACACACGCTTAAAAATTGTTGAGCGGCTGTATAAATCCGGTGAACAGCAGTGCAAGTCCTTTGACACCCTGGCTTCGAAAGCGGCGCTGTCCCATCATTTCAAAGTCCTGAGAGAGACTGGAGTCATTTGGGTGAGAGAAGAAGGAAGAAAACGTTTTTTATCTGTCCGAGCCAAAGAGCTGGATCAAAAGTTTCCCAGCCTTTTGGAAACAGTCATCGAATGTAAGGTGAAAAATGATGCTGAGATACATTCGCAAAAGTAA
- a CDS encoding MerR family transcriptional regulator: MKIQELAEKTGLTPYTIRFYEKEGLLDHRHVQREENNYRNYSDEAIERLKLVKKFKGVGCSLAELKEILQEHDENTFTNLQVIDWIRQKISEIERKKAEYDQMLETLNWMLEYRMALTNDPEKAHSLLTVRHSK, encoded by the coding sequence ATGAAAATTCAAGAATTAGCTGAAAAGACAGGTTTAACACCCTACACCATTCGTTTTTATGAAAAGGAAGGCTTGTTGGACCATCGACATGTCCAGAGAGAAGAAAATAACTATCGCAACTATTCAGACGAGGCTATCGAGCGGCTGAAACTCGTAAAGAAGTTTAAGGGCGTGGGTTGCTCGCTGGCCGAATTGAAGGAAATCTTGCAGGAACATGATGAAAATACGTTTACCAATCTGCAAGTGATTGACTGGATTCGCCAAAAGATAAGTGAGATCGAACGTAAGAAGGCCGAATATGATCAGATGCTTGAAACTCTAAACTGGATGTTGGAATACAGAATGGCATTGACGAATGACCCGGAAAAGGCCCATTCTTTGTTAACGGTTCGCCATTCTAAGTAG
- a CDS encoding MFS transporter, with amino-acid sequence MSSWRKNHTIFMAAILSGSILNPLNSSMIALALHSIQQDYHLSFATVSWLVSAFYLVSAVGQPVTGKAGDLVGRRKLFLGGLVLSAIACFFAPLASTFLILLLMRLLQAVGNSTIYPSSVALVQRSVSQKKQGSALAALAICASVMTAFGPTVGGFLIVWGGWPSIFYVNYPFIFISLILGFFVFPKDVRNHAYHLKSFLWQLDIPGIVLFSISIVGLLWFLLTLKEHVAFWTLAIGLAAAALFIWREWKTHAPFVDLHLLKMNHRLTLVYLLFILLNVANYCLFYGMPAFFQSGMHLGVRASGAMMLSMSLASVVASLIIGRRIDRSGPAGPLKIGAVLTVLGSLLLMIVAFDRSLILIGLFLLLIGCGYGIGNVALQTMMLIESPEEIVGTSAGLFQTCRFIGSIGASAVLGVIFAQTITSMDFLALTWVLSAVSIPVLLISLIFFGKKRAAGDAK; translated from the coding sequence ATGAGTAGTTGGAGGAAGAACCACACGATTTTTATGGCGGCCATTTTGTCCGGATCGATACTTAATCCACTGAATTCATCGATGATTGCCTTGGCACTGCACAGCATTCAGCAGGACTATCATCTGAGTTTCGCGACTGTCTCTTGGCTGGTCTCTGCTTTCTATCTGGTCAGTGCTGTCGGTCAGCCGGTGACGGGGAAGGCTGGCGATCTGGTCGGGCGACGAAAGTTGTTCCTCGGCGGTCTGGTGCTTTCGGCAATCGCCTGTTTTTTTGCCCCTCTGGCATCGACTTTTCTTATCCTGCTTCTGATGCGTCTCTTACAGGCGGTCGGCAACAGCACAATTTATCCTTCCAGCGTGGCTCTGGTACAGCGTTCAGTCAGTCAGAAGAAACAGGGATCCGCGCTGGCCGCCTTGGCCATTTGCGCGTCGGTGATGACGGCGTTTGGTCCGACGGTTGGCGGTTTCCTGATTGTCTGGGGGGGCTGGCCGAGTATTTTCTACGTGAATTATCCGTTTATTTTCATCAGTCTCATTCTCGGTTTCTTCGTGTTTCCGAAGGACGTCAGAAATCATGCTTATCACTTGAAAAGTTTTCTGTGGCAGCTGGACATCCCCGGAATTGTTTTGTTCTCGATCAGTATTGTCGGCCTGCTCTGGTTCCTGCTCACACTGAAAGAACACGTTGCGTTTTGGACACTTGCCATCGGTCTGGCTGCAGCGGCACTTTTTATCTGGAGAGAATGGAAGACGCACGCCCCCTTTGTCGATCTGCATCTGTTGAAAATGAATCACCGGCTGACGCTTGTCTATCTGCTTTTTATTCTGCTGAACGTCGCTAATTACTGCCTTTTTTACGGTATGCCTGCTTTTTTTCAGAGCGGGATGCATCTGGGTGTCCGCGCGAGCGGGGCAATGATGCTGTCCATGTCGCTCGCCAGCGTTGTTGCTTCACTGATCATCGGACGACGGATTGACCGTTCGGGGCCAGCTGGGCCGCTGAAAATAGGAGCTGTTCTGACTGTACTCGGATCACTGCTCTTAATGATTGTTGCTTTCGACCGCTCCCTGATTCTAATTGGGCTGTTTCTGCTCCTGATCGGTTGTGGTTATGGTATCGGCAACGTCGCTTTACAGACAATGATGCTGATTGAGTCACCTGAAGAAATTGTCGGCACAAGCGCCGGACTGTTCCAAACGTGCCGCTTCATCGGTTCGATCGGAGCCTCAGCCGTTCTCGGCGTCATCTTTGCCCAGACAATCACTTCGATGGATTTTCTTGCCCTGACATGGGTACTTTCCGCCGTCAGCATTCCGGTGCTTTTGATCAGCTTGATTTTCTTTGGAAAAAAGCGTGCTGCAGGGGATGCAAAGTGA
- a CDS encoding MarR family winged helix-turn-helix transcriptional regulator — MGNVNFDLKDIPKSEDLLKFSNKNMPLKINAIQACLFLFRTTDEISKIVDSQFQKYGVSDGKFSVLMTLYNRNNHQLTPSELSNELNVTRATISGLLNGLEKDKLVERCKHPSDGRMLTIKITEKGVKLMDELCPKHFTLLSKLLGSLDCESLNSFIDNLKLIRIGIADRIFE, encoded by the coding sequence ATGGGAAACGTTAATTTCGATTTAAAAGACATACCTAAAAGCGAAGATTTGCTAAAGTTTTCTAATAAAAATATGCCTCTAAAAATAAATGCTATACAGGCATGTTTATTTTTATTTAGAACTACAGATGAAATTTCAAAGATAGTCGATAGTCAATTTCAAAAATATGGAGTGTCTGATGGCAAATTTTCTGTACTTATGACTTTATACAACAGGAATAATCATCAATTAACACCATCTGAATTAAGCAACGAATTAAATGTTACAAGAGCAACAATTAGTGGGCTTTTAAATGGTCTAGAAAAAGATAAACTTGTAGAAAGATGTAAACATCCATCTGACGGAAGAATGCTGACAATAAAGATAACTGAAAAAGGTGTAAAACTTATGGATGAGCTTTGTCCAAAACATTTCACCTTATTAAGCAAACTACTAGGATCCTTGGATTGTGAAAGCTTAAATTCTTTTATAGATAATTTAAAGCTTATACGAATTGGAATTGCAGACCGCATTTTCGAATAA
- a CDS encoding GNAT family N-acetyltransferase, giving the protein MIIREAVEKDCKDIASLINQLGYPTTVKQMHERFCKLNSAYQTFVADYEGHVIGLIGLCKGLFYEIDGSYIKIVALVIDSKYRHEGIGKKLLIAAEEWALAQGIKSVGVNSGNRPERCAAHQFYRNMGFIDKSIGFIKHLDG; this is encoded by the coding sequence ATGATCATTAGAGAGGCTGTTGAAAAGGATTGTAAGGATATAGCATCCTTAATAAACCAGCTAGGCTATCCAACAACGGTGAAACAAATGCACGAGAGATTCTGCAAATTAAACTCAGCCTATCAAACGTTTGTTGCCGATTATGAGGGTCATGTTATTGGGCTCATAGGACTTTGTAAGGGCCTGTTCTATGAAATCGATGGATCCTACATAAAAATTGTCGCCTTGGTGATCGATTCTAAATATCGTCATGAAGGGATAGGGAAAAAATTATTAATAGCAGCGGAGGAGTGGGCTCTAGCACAAGGGATAAAAAGCGTGGGCGTTAATAGCGGTAATCGGCCCGAAAGGTGTGCTGCTCATCAATTTTACAGAAATATGGGATTTATTGATAAAAGCATTGGATTTATCAAGCATCTAGATGGATGA
- a CDS encoding SDR family oxidoreductase: MRVFVTGATGYIGSAVVQELINAGNQVIGLTRSDNGAAKLKEAGAEVHHGALDDLASLHSGASDADGVIHLAFKHDFSDFAGSLATDLRAVETMGAALRGTGKPFVTTAHANGTASDNAVLALAERGVRASIVSLSPSVHGEGDKGFVPRLIHIARDKGVSAYVDDGSNRWPAVHRLDAARLFRLAVEAAPAGSQLDGVGDEGIPFRDIAEIIGKHLNLPVVSISREEADAHFGFLGALASLDIPRSSAQTQELLNWQPVHPTLIEDLEQGHYFNS, from the coding sequence ATGCGTGTTTTTGTAACAGGTGCAACAGGCTATATCGGTTCTGCAGTGGTCCAGGAACTCATTAATGCCGGCAATCAAGTTATCGGCCTTACCCGCTCAGATAATGGGGCCGCAAAATTGAAAGAAGCTGGCGCCGAAGTGCACCACGGCGCCCTTGACGACCTCGCCAGCCTTCACAGCGGCGCCTCCGATGCCGATGGTGTCATTCATTTGGCTTTTAAACATGACTTTTCTGACTTCGCTGGCTCTCTCGCAACCGATCTGCGAGCAGTCGAAACGATGGGGGCAGCACTAAGGGGCACAGGTAAGCCATTCGTGACCACCGCTCACGCAAACGGAACAGCATCAGATAACGCTGTGCTCGCGCTGGCTGAACGCGGGGTGCGGGCATCGATTGTCAGTCTTTCACCGTCCGTGCACGGCGAGGGCGACAAGGGCTTCGTACCAAGGCTGATCCACATCGCCCGTGACAAGGGCGTCTCTGCCTATGTGGATGACGGGTCCAACCGCTGGCCGGCAGTACATCGCCTCGATGCAGCTCGTTTGTTCCGCTTGGCGGTGGAAGCCGCCCCGGCAGGGTCACAGCTTGACGGGGTCGGCGACGAGGGCATACCATTCCGCGACATTGCAGAAATCATCGGTAAGCACCTGAACCTGCCGGTGGTCAGCATTTCCCGCGAAGAGGCAGATGCCCACTTCGGCTTTCTCGGCGCATTGGCATCTCTTGACATTCCAAGATCGAGCGCACAAACCCAAGAACTCTTGAACTGGCAGCCAGTACACCCTACGCTGATCGAAGATCTTGAGCAAGGTCACTATTTCAACAGTTGA
- the istA gene encoding IS21 family transposase, with the protein MIDMALYDRIKIMKEVEGLSQREIARNLGISRNTVSKYLKQKEPPTLAVRQRSYGKKEYSEETQRILPVIDQWLLEDQKHWVKQKHTAARVYQRLVEEYNFKGSASNIRKLVARRRQKQKEVFIPLEFQLGLQFQFDWGEADIILSGRTQRIFLFCLQLSSSRLRFVRAYAHQKQEAFLDGFVHAFEFLGGVPVEGLLDNLKTAVEKILEGRHRLEQEAFIALQAHYGFKATFANPRRGNEKGRIEGTVGYVRRNTLVPFPDVQSLDELNDYLLEWCQKEAEHVRVPHTDETVAQVWAREKLTLHPLPETPFEACQLVSCQVNQLSLIHVETNQYSVPCVYVGQAVWVKKFVDHLVIVAQNQVIAEYPRSYERNQLFTRLDHYLEALLKKPRAIRDALPFQSPQIPEVFRQFHRKMREAEGAAGDRKFIRLLLLHRDLGMATLTEALTEAERRQNFTYEAVYEIIQQVTGNVTRLAGQTSEALQGYKVKVTDISQYRQLVR; encoded by the coding sequence ATGATCGATATGGCTCTCTATGATCGTATCAAAATTATGAAGGAGGTTGAAGGCCTTTCTCAACGTGAGATTGCGAGAAATTTAGGGATTTCAAGAAATACGGTGAGTAAATATCTCAAACAGAAGGAGCCTCCGACCCTTGCGGTTCGGCAACGTTCGTACGGGAAGAAAGAATACTCAGAGGAAACTCAACGCATTCTGCCCGTCATCGATCAGTGGCTCCTTGAGGATCAAAAACACTGGGTCAAACAGAAACATACGGCGGCGAGAGTTTATCAACGATTGGTCGAAGAATACAACTTCAAAGGATCTGCCTCTAACATTCGTAAACTCGTTGCTCGGAGAAGGCAAAAACAGAAGGAGGTGTTCATCCCCCTTGAGTTTCAATTGGGCCTTCAATTCCAGTTCGACTGGGGTGAGGCGGATATCATCCTGAGCGGGCGGACGCAGAGAATCTTTTTGTTTTGTCTCCAGCTCTCATCTAGCCGTTTACGTTTTGTCCGAGCCTATGCCCATCAGAAACAGGAGGCTTTTTTGGATGGCTTTGTACACGCTTTTGAATTTCTGGGAGGTGTGCCGGTCGAAGGCCTCTTGGACAATTTGAAAACAGCCGTAGAGAAAATTCTGGAGGGCCGGCATCGCCTGGAACAGGAAGCGTTTATCGCGCTCCAGGCGCATTACGGATTCAAAGCCACATTCGCCAATCCCCGAAGGGGAAATGAAAAAGGCCGGATTGAAGGAACGGTCGGTTATGTCCGGCGTAACACACTCGTTCCTTTTCCAGACGTACAGTCCCTGGATGAGCTGAATGACTACCTTCTGGAGTGGTGCCAGAAAGAAGCGGAACACGTCCGTGTTCCGCATACCGATGAAACGGTGGCCCAGGTTTGGGCCAGGGAAAAGCTGACGCTCCATCCCCTACCGGAAACACCGTTTGAAGCCTGCCAACTGGTGTCCTGTCAGGTCAATCAGCTCTCCTTAATTCATGTGGAAACGAATCAGTATTCCGTTCCTTGCGTTTATGTGGGACAGGCCGTCTGGGTCAAGAAGTTCGTGGATCATCTGGTCATTGTGGCTCAGAATCAAGTGATCGCGGAGTATCCTCGTTCTTACGAACGAAATCAGCTGTTCACCCGTCTGGATCACTATCTGGAGGCGCTTCTGAAAAAACCGCGTGCCATCCGAGATGCGCTCCCCTTTCAGAGTCCGCAGATCCCTGAAGTTTTCCGGCAATTTCACCGCAAAATGCGTGAGGCTGAAGGCGCAGCTGGAGACCGCAAATTTATTCGACTTCTACTCCTTCACCGGGACTTGGGTATGGCCACATTGACCGAGGCACTGACCGAAGCGGAACGAAGGCAGAACTTCACGTACGAAGCGGTTTATGAAATCATTCAACAGGTGACCGGCAATGTGACTCGCCTGGCTGGCCAAACTTCGGAAGCCCTGCAGGGCTACAAGGTGAAAGTGACCGATATTAGTCAATACCGACAACTGGTAAGGG
- a CDS encoding VOC family protein, with amino-acid sequence MKIKKAYFRMYVNNLDDVLPFYQKLYGLPVNLRFKYEEMHLELASIGHFLFVAGTPDDLKPFSQTKITFLVDSLDDFLTYFEENKIKIIRKPRKVPTGRNVTVQHPDELIAEYVEHQVSEVQAVNLMSHEKS; translated from the coding sequence ATGAAAATAAAAAAGGCATACTTTCGCATGTATGTCAATAATCTCGATGACGTCTTGCCTTTTTATCAGAAACTCTATGGATTGCCGGTCAATTTAAGATTCAAATACGAGGAAATGCATCTGGAATTAGCTTCAATCGGACATTTTCTGTTTGTCGCCGGAACGCCTGATGACTTAAAGCCATTCAGCCAAACTAAAATAACCTTTTTAGTCGATTCTCTGGATGATTTTCTCACTTATTTTGAGGAGAACAAAATAAAAATCATTAGAAAACCCCGAAAAGTGCCGACCGGTAGAAATGTGACGGTGCAGCATCCGGACGAATTGATTGCGGAGTATGTTGAGCATCAGGTTTCCGAAGTTCAAGCGGTCAATCTGATGAGTCACGAAAAATCCTGA